The stretch of DNA tttaaaaataaaaggcatgagACTAAGGCCATCTGCTTCCCTTATGCCCTGactggagaggggagggaggagaggcgAGGCCCACAGAGGGCATCCCAGCTAGGCCTTGGGATGGCTGCAGTGAGGAGAAATCCTGGGAACTGTATTGACACaaagattcttattgcacttgtattttttgtattaaagTTTGCATGGTTTCTAATAAAGGATTCAAACATAAGTTTGTAGTGAAATGGCCTGGAAGATTCCAAGGGCTTCTCTGGAGGGGACTGGCTACAGTGTAGATTTGCCTCTGAGGCTGCCCCAGACTTGGCCTCCTGAGGCCCCTCGTGACCTCTGCCCTTCTCTGGTCCTGGCATCCCTTGGAGCTGGAGAAGGTAGGGGTCTTGACTTAGGTTTAGATTTGATGTCCATGTGCAGGGAGGCAGTCCTGGGCCTGACAGGTCCTCCCCCTTTCTGAGGTAGCAGTGCCTTATGGAGGTTTGGCACCATGTCCCTAGCTCCCCAGGCACACACCAGGAAACTGCAGGGTCTCACGGAGGAAGTGCTGCCTGGGCCAGGGGGACCAGCTTTCCTCCACAGAGACCATGTGCAGAACACTTCCAGGAAACAGTGAGGGTTGGGTAGTCAGGAGACACCACAGGGGCAACAGCACAGGCCCAGAGTACCTGCTGCCTCTGCTGCGTCTGTCCCGGGGTCATGAGGATGCTGAGGTTGACGACAGGTTCCAGGTCCTTTCGTTCCTTTGGCCGAGGGTTGGGGGGGAGGCCCAAGTGGCATGCTTTCTAGGTAAGACAATAGGAGTGGTCAGAGTTCCCTCGAAGGATCCTGCACACCAGAGCACCTGAGAAGGCCAGGACCAGAGGCCCTGTGTGATGTGTACTCCGCAGCCACTTGGGGTGGGACATTTCTGTACTTCCCGATTTGCTTATGGCTCAGCCATTACCTGTGTCAGTCTGTGATTCTGTTGTAACAGTTTTAAGAGTAAATAAAGCTGCCTGATGTCCCATCACACAGGCTCCATGCTTCTGTGTCTCGGTTTGCATCTCCCTCCCTGATCCTCCTGCCCTCAGCTCACCGTGCCCTTGCATCAAGGGACTGAAATGCAGTGTGCACATGATCTCCATCACCTCAGCATTCAGCCCCTCGGCTACGAACTTGTGGATGTGGATACAGGAAGGACCACTGTGCCGCACAGCCCTGGGCCTTGGCTACCTGCGGAACTCTCCCCCAGTCTGCCTGGTAAAGGGCTACTCGACACTTACTGTCCAAAACTACAAGGACAGTGACAGTTGTGACAGGCTTCCTGTGGTGGGTACCCAGAGGAGCAGCTGTGCCAGCGGACTGGGCTGGTTAACAGCACGGCTGCTTCCTGCTCTTGGCGGAGGGAGGAGGTCCtaacccctttctctctctctctcaagactTGGGGCCACAGCCAGTCCCTGTCCCCCAGCAATAAGCATCTCTCTTCTCTAAcaacttccttcttcctctttgggGAACCATGGCCCAGCGTATGGAGGCCCTGAGAGAGGAGCCCCTAGTGGACAGCAGTGGTCACAAGGGATAAatagaactttattttaaataaacatttgcaCTCTGTACACAGCCCCAGCAAAAGCAGGGCTCAGTCATCAGCTGTCTTGCGCACATCAAAGCTGCCACAGGGTCCTCGCAGCAGCTCTGCCAGTAGCGCAAGCAGCTGCCCGTGCTCCTCCTGCACGCTGGGGGGAAGTGCAGCCAGCTCGCTGCGCAGGCTCCGCTCCACCATGCGGCCCAGGGCCCGCCGCAGCTCCCTCAGCAGCCGCACGGTACGCGAGTCACCCTCCAGCCGCAGCAGGTCACTGTCGCTCAGTGAGATGGTGGCCCGGCGCCCGTCATCTGAGGGAACGGAAAAGATGGTGGTAAGCTGTGGTGAGGCCAGGCCCCAGAGGAGCAGCTGCAGAGCGGGGTGGGCGGGAGGCCTGCAGGCACCCACCGCGGATGTGCACGTCCCCGTCGGTCAGGAGCAGCACAGCTAGCGGGTGCACCTGAGAGGAGTCCCGGACGAAGACGCTGCCATTGGACTTGACCGCCATGAAATACGTCAGCCATCGGCTCCGCAACCGTGTGGCCTCCCTAGGGAACACAGGGCTGGTGAGGCCACCCTTTTGGACCATCCCAGCTGCCCCATCCAGGCCTGCATGCCCTCACCTGTTAATGGTCGACTTGTGCAGCAGGATGTTGCCTGATTTGGTCCTATATGTGACGCTGTTGGGCTTGAACTTCCCCTGCCGGGTGACCTTGCCCTGCCTCACCTGCAGGGATGGAGGAAAAGATGGGTGGGGCTGAGCAAGGAGCTGCAGACAGGGAAGGAGGCTGGGACCCGGTGAACTCCACTCCCTCCCAGAGGCAGCACCTGGATGAGGTTGGGGTAGAGGCCGGCCATCAGCACGCCCTTCACCAGCTCTTCCTCCTCACTGTACTCGTTGCactgggcagaggccagggtgcAGTCCGAGGGCTTCCCCACCAGGAAGGCCTCATAAATGTTCTCCGAGAACTGCTTGATGAGTCCTAGGGAGACAGAATGTGCAGTGAACCTACAGTCCCCAGCCACAGGCTAGGGGTAACAGAAGCtcagtgggggtgggaggagcaggaggggcTCAAGAAAGCAGGCCTGGGCCCAGCTGACCGTGGATGAAGCGCAGGCTAGGTGCGTAGAGCAGGTTTTCCTCCAGGTAATTCTCCCTGGAGCTGCGGTCCTGCCAACGCAGCACCTCCTCCCAGCCGGCGACAGCCCGCACAAAGGCCAGGTGGTCACTGCCACTGTCGTGGCTCAACAGTGCTTTCAcctgggaggggagaagagggcagCCAGGTCGCAGGCAGGGGCTAGACAACGCCCCCTCAGAACAGCAGTGGGTGGAGGGCTCCAGGAAGGAGTCAGGACTGACCTTGTCCACCTCTGCCCGGTTCTGTAGGCTGCTGCTGAAGGGGTCCCGGGTAAGGCAGGAAACCACCACCAGTAGCGGGTGCAGGCAACGGAAGATGGCGGCCAACACTATGGCCTTGGCCAGCCGGGGGTCAGTGGAGATGTGAGCCAGGCGCTGCCCCAGGGTGGTCAGGTACTCCCGCTGGTCCAGCACCCCTGCAACGGCTCAGCTGTCAGTGCCACCCTCAGGAGctcctccccagcccagcccagcccagcccctacATACCAATCTCCTGGAGCAAAATCACAGCCTCGTCCACTGCCTTGATGTTTGGACTGTCCACAGCCTTGGACAGGAACTCCACCGCCTACAACAGAGCCAGAGCCCGCCATGAGCCTGCCTCCCACCTGCCTGGTCCCCAGGccagcccccaccctgccccaccgCACCGTCTTCTCAGGCATGTGGATTTTCGCTTGGAGCACCAGGTTCTCGAGAGGCGTGCGCAGGATCTCTGGCACTTGGAAAGGGACCATTTTCTCCAGCCGGCTTCGAGGGAACAAGTGGTAGGCAAAGCCTGACTGGCAGCGGCCCGCTCGGCCCCGGCGCTGGATCACATTGGCTCTTGACACCCACACTGTCTCCAGGCAGGACACCTGGAGGAGGGGGCAGGTAAGCAGCACACAGATACCACTTCCTCAGTGCTTCCCCACTCCGAGTAACCCTCACCAGCCCCCCCACATCAGGAACACTGAGACCCCACAAGCGTGGCCTTCTCAAGACACACAAAACAGGTCTAAGTTAGATCTGGGCTGCAGACCACCTCAAAACGGAGTCCCTCCCCCAGTGGTTGGCCAGGCCCGGAAGGTAGGTGCCACCTTGGTCTTCAGGTCATAGCGTTCTTCCTTGTGCAGCCCACTGTCCACCACATGCACGATGTCGTTGATTGTGATGGAAGTCTCCGCAATATTGGTGGCCAAGACAATCTTGCGCACCCCCACTGGAGGCTGCTGGAATATGGCCTTCTGATCCATCATGGGGatgttggagtgcactggtgggCAAGATACACACTGGTTATGGGCACTGCTTCCACCAGAATTCCCCCCTGGAATGTGGGCAGGACAAGGATTTTGACCCCATTTTGATGAAACAGGTGCAGATAAACACTATGCCCAGTGAAAAGTGCCGCAGCTTGGTCAGAAACCGGGACCCCCGGAGTCCCAGTTGGGTCAGTCCCCAGGACAGAGGCCAGGCTGGTTTTCGAAGGTCCCTGGTCCCTCTGGCCGGGCTCTCACCTGGCAGGATGAGGTACTTGCTCTCGTGCATGCCCAGGGCCTCCTGGAGGCGCTGCTGCACTCCTTTGATCTCCTGCCACCCAGGCAGGAAGCACAGGATCCCACCTGCAAAGGAGCCCTGGGGCATGAGCCAGCTGCTTCTGCAAGCGTGGCCAGGGCTGGCATGGGGCAGATGGGGAGGCACCCACCTGGTTCCCCACGAGCATCGATGTGCAGAACCAGATCAGTCACAAGGTCCAAATCGAGTGCGCATTCATCCTCAGActggggtggggaagagaggCCACAGTCACAGCCCCGGGGTAAGGGGTCATGCCAAGGACACAGCCACCTGACTCAGTGAGACGGAGCCGCTTGACATCAACTCCAATCCTCACAGGCGTGCCACGCACGTGGGGTTAGTCCCCAGTTTCTATCAAGGAAACTGAGGACTGGGGAGGGTAACTTGCCCCAGGCCACCAAGCCCCAGGGCCAGGGAGGAGGGACATCCGCGGAGGAAAGGCCAGGAGCCTCGGGTGGGATGGGGTGTCCCTCACCTCATGGTGCCGGTGCCGGTGCAGGTATTGGTGTTTGCCCAACTTGGCCAGGATGTCCTCCAGGTAGTGCTCCTTGACTGGGTACATGAAGCCAGGCACCTTGATGACGGGGCAGCCACCAAAGTATCGGGAGAAGCGCTCATTATCCCCTGTGGCACTCATGAGCACCAGCCGCAGGGCCGGGTTGAGCCGCTGCAGGCCCTTGAGCAGGATCAGCAGAAAGTCTGTGTTCACGTCCCGCTCGTGCACCTCATCCACGATGACGTGGCTCACACCCTCCAGGCTGGGGTTGCTCTGCAGCTTACGCAGCAGGATACCCACAGTGCAGAAGAGCAGGGCCCCACCTCGGGCTGGGGGCTTACTTTCCAGCCGCACCTGGAAGCCCACGTTCCGGCGCAGGGAGGGGCCCAGTTCGTGGCTGACCCGCTGTGCCACAGACACAGCAGAGATACGGCGAGGTTGGGTGATGATCACATTGCAGCGGGCACCGCGGCCCTCGGTCACATAGCGCTCCAGCAACAGCTGGGGGATGCGTGTGGTCTTCCCACAGCCTGTGTCCCCAGAGATGACCACCACCGGGTGCTGCTCAATGGCGTTGAGGATGGTATCCCGATGTGGATCCACAGGTAGCTGGGGGGCCTCCTGCCAGACTGGCCCTCGCCGCCGCCACAGTTCTAGCAGACTCTGGCTGAGACGTACCTCCTCTGCTTCCAACAGGGGCACATAGGGCTTGCCTGTGATAGGGTCACTGAGAGGCCCTGAGTCCTTGCCCAAGGGCAAGATGTCTTCACTCTGCAGCCGGAGTTCTGGGGCAATCCATGAACTCTCCACAGGGTACTGGGGGGCAGGGAGGCaagcaaaacaatgaaaaagaaattcctcATTACCACACAACCAGCCACTCTGCAGGATCCGCCTGGGTCAGATGTTGTGGCCCAACCCACTAGGCACAGGATTAATTGAGTCCGTGACTGCCCCGGGATCCTTGTGGGCAAGACTGGGCTGCTCAGGCCGGGGGCACCCAGGCCCCAATCTCAGTGAAGAGAATGGGGAGGTACTACTGCCTGTCGCAGGTAGAGGCCTTCAGTCTGGAGAGATGGAGGCAGACTACAGGGGGCAAGGGTGATGAGGGATGCAGGGCCTCTTACATGGTTCAGGAAGGTCTCTATCTTGCGGAGGATGGGCTCGGGCACCTGGATGGTGCACGGTCGGCGCTGGGTCTCACCCAGCTCACGCAAAGAGGCCAGGTTATACATGGCGTGTGTAAGCGGTTCATTGTTCCTGTCCACCAGGCCCAGGCTCTGCAGGGAGATATGCAAGACTCAGTCTATGCTCTAGGGCTCCCCAAAAACCAGCCCAGACAAGCTTAAGAGCTCCGAGGCAGAAGTTGTGCCAAGTAATGTCTAAGAGATTTTGGATCTTGGCTGACATGGTGATAGAGACAGAAATTATGAACTAGGAAAATGTAAACTtaccaaaataaacattttaaaaaatgaactaaagctaattcaggccaggtgcggtggctcacacctataatcccagcactttgggaggccgaggcatgcaaatcacctgaggtcaggggttcaagaccagcctggccaacatggtgaaaccccgtctctactaaaaatacaaaaattagctgggcgcagtggctcacacctgtagtcccagcactttgggaggccaaggcaggtggatcatgaggtcagcagttcaagaccagactggccaagatggtgaaaccccacctctactaaaactacaaaaaattaggcgggcgtggtggcacgcgcctgtaatcccagctactccagagactgaagcagagaattgctcaaacctggaggggcggagcttgcaatgagccgagattgtgccactgcactccagcctgggcgacagagccagactccatctcaaaaaaaaagaaaaaaattagccgggcgggtggccagcacctatagtcccagctactagcgaggctgaggcacaagaatcacctgaaccctgaaggcagaggttgcagtgagcggagatcatgatggtgcactccaacctgggcgacagagcgagactctgtctcgaagaaaataataataaagttaattcAAGAAAAGCTAAacaacatcctggctaacaccgtgaaaccccatctctactaaaaaatacaaaaaactagccgggcgaggtggcgggcgcctatagtcccagctactcgggaggctgaggcaggagaatggcgtaaacccgggaggccgagcttgcagtgagctgagatccggccactgcactccagcctgggcgatagagcgagattccgtctcaaaaaaaaaaagaaaagaaaagctaaaccTGACGTGTCACAGCAGAACAGCCCTACGTCTGAAGGCCCTGAGGAGAAACCACTCACTGTGCGGCTAGAGCCCCTCCAACACCACAATAGGCCCCTGTCACCTCCGTGAATTCCCAACATGTACCCTCAGACCAGCCAGACCAGGCCCTCAATGACGCTAgaacacaccccacagactccctCTTCCTTTGCTGCCTCATCAAAGCCTTCCTCCCCCAATCCTTCCATCCCACCTCCCAGTCCCTACGTGGCACCTGACCCATCTGTAACCCCATCATATACAGATACACATGGAATTTCCTATAAATGCCGATTATAATGCAACTTGATCAAACAAGCCACTGCAAGGAAAACACTGTGTCTTACCTCCTTACATACCTAAAGCCACCTCGCCAGAGATAAAACATGGCATTCCAATACCTCAGGCACGTGGGTAAAACTAGTCTTGTGTTTCTGTCACCTCTAATGCCTGGACTCTGCTCACCCTTCGGAGCCCAGATCAAACACTTCCTCCTTAAAGAAGTTTTTCCACAACAGGGGCCAACCCCTGCCTCAGCTGTAAGGACCCCAAGGACAGGAATCTGGTCCTCGTTCCGCAGGAGGTGCCAACATAAGCTCCTTGCTGCAGGAACAGGCTTCCGCCCTCTCCCCAGACTTCATGGGTTTTATCTACCAGCCTGACAAATGGCCCTCCGGCCACTGCAAAAGCTTGTTCCTTCCCAGACAGGCCCTACCATGCCAAGGTGCCTCTGCTCAGTGCGTGTGCGTCAGGCCAAAGCTCAGATGCCTCCAGTTCTACGATCAGTCCTTGTTCTGCCCTCGAGTCACAGGTAGCACATCTATGCCTTCTATCTCACCACCTGCCTGTcccctcttcctcattttctccagGTTCTTGTTACCTCTCACCATCAGCTATAACTAAAACGTGGTTCCCGGGGCCAACTGTACCCATGAAATGGTGCACCTGACCATTCAGAGTAAAGCAGGCCCATTTCTGTCTTGTTCTGCAAACTAAACCTCCACCAACATGGGTTGAGATTACTAACTCCTCAGGCAGTCAGACACAATCCCAACGCCCTCCCACTACTGTGCCGTCAGCTAACTCCACAGCCCCTTTCAAGAGAACTGCCATGGCCAGgaactgtggctcatgcctgcaatcccaacactttagaagtGAAGGCAGAAAGACTGACTGAGCccaagatttcaagaccagccttggcaacacagtgagacccttgtctctacaaaaaatgtttaaaaattagctgggagtggtggcgcagcCCTATGCAGGatgctaaggtgagaggatcgcttaagcctaggaggtcaaggctgcagtgagccatgattgtgccactacattccagcctgggccacagagaccctgtctcaagaaaaagagaacTGCCAGCCGTCTGCCACACTGTCTCTACCTTGATGCTGACTGCTTCCTCAATCTTCACTGCAGTCACAAGTCACATTCTTCATTTTGGCCACAAAACCCGGGTTATCAGGATCATACTGGACACTAGGTCTGCCTCTCAAAACAGGCCCGGCTCCTCCCGGCTTTATACTATTCAGAACAATGAGCAAGTTTCCTCCCGGCCTCACCAGGTTCAGGCCAACAGTGTGGAAAAGGCTGGGTCACAGTCAAAGCATCTCCACAGGGGCTCTGGGAAAGCTGTGGCAACAGCCACAGGGCCTACAAGCGCGGCCTGCAGACCAGCTGTCTTTGTGCCAGGCAAAAGGCCTGCTGTGGTGGTTTCATTTCCTAAAAAATGGGACCCATTTGCCACTGGCAGAGGGGAGCTTCAAGACATTCTCATGCATCACACCCAGGACCTTCCTGGACTCACCTTCAGTTTCTTGCAGGCCAAGGCTGCCGCCTTATTCTCAGCCTCTGCTTTGCGGCGCCCTTTGGCAACAAAGGTCATGGGGCAGGGCCAGAGCAGGGTGAGTGTAGATAGCTTGGTCTTGGTGCCAACAGTATGAAACTGCATGAGATTCTACATGGAAGGCAAGAGAGATGGTTACAGAAATGTAGGGAATGGGAAGAGACTTGGGGCATTCTCAGAATGCCAAGGAGCCCAGAGACAGAATGAGCCACCATCTCAGCAGGTGCCCGGCGTGAGCCATGCTAGAGGTGCTGCTGCAGAGCCAGGAGCAGGCCCATGGGCTCGGGCACTCTAGTCCCAGGCTCGCTTCTCCTGCTATACCTCGACTTCCACTGCAGAAGACAGTGCTTGGGCAATTCCACCACCTGCCCTCCTAGCCCACTGTCATCTAGGCACCTTCGTGGCAGCTGTGGGTTGAAGCTGTCAGCATGAGCTAAAAACCAGGCACATCCTACGGGAGCAAAAAGACCCTGCACCTGGACAGAAGCTCTGCCTAACCGAAGCCCCTTTGCCTGGTAGCAAGAGAGAAACTCATACCTCACCAAGACCCACACCTCTAACCCCTCCCCACTGACAATCCACCGCCCAGAACAGGTATGGGTCTTCTGCTCCTGCGGCCCCCAGCCCACTCCCTGTGCTGCTGAGACTTGATCTCCATTCTGTCACACCTACTGCTTTTCCTTCTAAGCGGGAGTTCCACCAGCTGGCCTAGGTGTGGGCTGGAGGAACAGGCCCCCTCTGTAAACCTGCCTTTGGGGAACACCAGACATGACCAAGTAAATGGCCCCCACACACACTTCTAGGAGACCCAACTCACCTTAGCTGTGGAGGATGACGTTGCAATCTGAATCACCTTGGCCAGAAGGTTCTTGGGAAGTGGAAACTGGGTCAGAGCCCTGATGGCACTGTCATCATCTGTCATCTCAAAGGAACTCCCCCTGGGAGGACCAAAAGTTTAGCTGAAAGAATCTTCTCTCTTCCTGGACCAATTTCCCTGAGGCTCTGAGATGTGAGGGTGAGGACACTGCACTGCAGCAGGGAGCCAAAAGGCCAGGAGGCATGAAATGGATGGGAAACTGGGCGTCTCTGCTCCTCCCACAGCCACACTGGATGGGGACTGCGCCCTCCATTCCCTCACATAGATAAGACAGCAGAGAGCAGGGTCTCCGTGCTGCTGTTCTGCAAAAGCCCAGCCACGTAGAAGACCACAGCTGGCTGTCCCCCAAGAATGGGCAGACACACACGGAGTGACGGGACACACAGGCTGCAATGTGAGGCAGGGGCACTCCCATCTCAGAGAAAGCTAGCAGAGAACATTCGCCCATCCCCATGTCAAGGCACAGCCAGCCTCCGCTGCATCCCCATCCCCAGTCTGTACCTTGAGTCCCTGAGTGGGGTGTGGGAATCCTGCTGGGTCATGGACAAGAAGTCGGTAACATCTATGGTCCCTTCTTCTagctcttcctcctcatcctcttcttcttcccGGCCCAAAGAGCGGGATAGGCCCCCAGGTCCCCCTGGCCGAATGCTCTCCGGATTCAGCTGCCGCCAGGAAGTAGGGGGCATGGTGGGTTCAGGACGCCACCAGCTGTCAGCAGGGGAGCCAAAGCGATCAGCGAGCACTCGGTATTTGGCTGCGTCAAACAACTCATTCCGGGGACCCAGTAGACCCCAACCCTGGAGGGGAAAAGGGATGTTTTAAGGATTCATACCATCTTTACACCTCAGTCAGCCTGGCCCACATCCAGCTACACCATTAAGTCCCTTGTGTTGTGGAGCCATGGTTTTTCATCTGTTTACCCACTTCAGCCCCTAGTCCAGAACTGGGTATGGAACACTGAAAGATGCCTAGCTTTGATACAAACAAATAACCCCACGTGGCAATGGGAGAGCAGAAGatactgtttgttttttgtgtttctgacacagggtctcgctctgtcacccaggctggagtgcagtggcacaatcacggctcactacaacttctgcctcctgggctcaggtgaccctcccacctcagcctccaaagtaactgAGACTAAaggtatgcaccaccaagcccagagaatttttgtagcgacagggcttcaccatgttgcccaggatggtcctgaactcctggaccaaagtgatccgcccactttggcctcccaaagtgctaggattacaggcatgagccaccacactgaaCCCAAGAAGATAAATTCACATAGTGATCTAGGAAGCTGCAGTAAATACAGCAATTTAAAAGTAcatagggccgggcgtggtggctcacacctgtaatcccagcactttgggaggccgagacgggcggatcatgaggtcaggaaatcgagaccatcctggctaacacggtgaaaccccgtctccactaaaaatacaaaaaaattagccgggcgtggtggcgggcgcctatagtcccagctactcgggcggctgagacaggagaatggcgtgaacccgggaggcggagcttgcagtgagccgagatcgcgccacagcactccagcctgggcgacagagcgagactctgtctcaaaaaaaaaaaaaaaaaaaaaaaatatacgtAGCcggacgggcacagtggctcacacctgtaatcccagcactttgggaggcccaggcaggaggatcacttgagatcaggagtttaagatcagcctggcccacatggcgaaaccccatctctactaaaaatacaaaaattagctgggcgtggtggtgggcacctgtaatcccagctactcggggggctgagacaggagaatcgcttgaagccgggaggtagtggttgcactgagcagagatGGGGAAGGCGGAACCCAAACCGGGGCAAAAGAGAGTaactccaaaaaaggaaaaaaaaaaaaaaaaaaacctatgtagCCCACACCATGAAACAGATATAACTTCTGTTATAAGAagttatatatattcttataagaATCCtgaagactgggcatggtggctaacgcctgtaatcccagcactttgggaggccgaggcaggcggatcacctgaggtcgggaatttgagaccagcctgaccaatatggagaaaccccgtctctactaaaaatacaaaattagccaggcgtggtggtacatgcctgtaatcccagctactcgggaggctgaggcaggagaatcacttgaacccaggaggcagaggttgtggtgagctgagatcgcaccactgcactccagcccgggcaacaaaagcgaacctccggcaaaactccaactcaaaaaaaaaagagagagaatataagAATCCTATGTTAGGAATACATTCTAGAGAAATAACTTGAAATGTTAAAGCTATTTATACAAAAATAGGATTTTAAATGTGTTACAGCTTCATACTTTTCtacagaaaacataaattaaacaTTGCCTAAGTCTCTAGCATGTACACAGCAACATGTTGGCCACCTGAACATCAGCAGGAGAGACAAGACATGGTCCTTGCCCTCAAGCAGTTCAGAATATAAGAGGCagttagccagggatggtggtatgtgcctacagtcccagcgactcaggagactgaggcaagaagatcacttgagccctacagatcgaggctgcagtgagtcatgatcgcactactgaactccagcctgggtgacagagcaagaccttatctccaaaaaaaaagaaaaaacgaattTAAGTGGCAGAAGAGAAATGCAGACGGCCAGGGTCTAAGGAACAAAGACATGAGCGAGATGAGTGAGCAGCTGAGAGAACAGGAGCAAATGCGAAGAAAGCATAGGTTGCAGGAGTTGCCACTGGGAGTGGTAAAGGCGACAAAGTCTGAGGGACAGCAAAAACACAGCTTGTCAGGTGAATGTCAGGTCCATGTGACAGCAGATGGCAGGAGTCACGGGCCAGGAACCTCTCTATGATGAGCTTTCAGTCCCACCTGACTCATGACAAGCTGGAGAGTGACCACGGCCTGCCTTCCTAAAACTTTCTTCTTGGGTTTTTgagataattaaatttaatttttaaaattctattcacaacagtaacaaaaaccaTCACCTACCTAAGATGAACTACGGTGGGTCAGAAAGGTAAGGACTAACCATACAACTTGGCAAAAGGATGTAAATCCAGGGAGATATATGTTCCTGGATGATAGAACTTTTATGTGCGAGGAGACAAAAACCTCTTAAATTAATCCATAAATTTAACACAATTTCAATCAACGTCTGCAGAGGCTTCTTATTAAGCATTTGACAAAC from Piliocolobus tephrosceles isolate RC106 chromosome 2, ASM277652v3, whole genome shotgun sequence encodes:
- the DHX30 gene encoding ATP-dependent RNA helicase DHX30 isoform X1, whose product is MAAARRLMALAAGVSPRLRPLGPRAAGRQGRSRGFSSGCAHPDRTKEAPEAESGMAPGGPGEGDGSMVNASRDLLKEFPQPKNLLNSVIGRALGISHAKDKLVYVHTNGPKKKKVTLHIKWPKSVEVEGYGSKKIDAERQAAAAACQLFKGWGLLGPRNELFDAAKYRVLADRFGSPADSWWRPEPTMPPTSWRQLNPESIRPGGPGGLSRSLGREEEEDEEEELEEGTIDVTDFLSMTQQDSHTPLRDSRGSSFEMTDDDSAIRALTQFPLPKNLLAKVIQIATSSSTAKNLMQFHTVGTKTKLSTLTLLWPCPMTFVAKGRRKAEAENKAAALACKKLKSLGLVDRNNEPLTHAMYNLASLRELGETQRRPCTIQVPEPILRKIETFLNHYPVESSWIAPELRLQSEDILPLGKDSGPLSDPITGKPYVPLLEAEEVRLSQSLLELWRRRGPVWQEAPQLPVDPHRDTILNAIEQHPVVVISGDTGCGKTTRIPQLLLERYVTEGRGARCNVIITQPRRISAVSVAQRVSHELGPSLRRNVGFQVRLESKPPARGGALLFCTVGILLRKLQSNPSLEGVSHVIVDEVHERDVNTDFLLILLKGLQRLNPALRLVLMSATGDNERFSRYFGGCPVIKVPGFMYPVKEHYLEDILAKLGKHQYLHRHRHHESEDECALDLDLVTDLVLHIDARGEPGGILCFLPGWQEIKGVQQRLQEALGMHESKYLILPVHSNIPMMDQKAIFQQPPVGVRKIVLATNIAETSITINDIVHVVDSGLHKEERYDLKTKVSCLETVWVSRANVIQRRGRAGRCQSGFAYHLFPRSRLEKMVPFQVPEILRTPLENLVLQAKIHMPEKTAVEFLSKAVDSPNIKAVDEAVILLQEIGVLDQREYLTTLGQRLAHISTDPRLAKAIVLAAIFRCLHPLLVVVSCLTRDPFSSSLQNRAEVDKVKALLSHDSGSDHLAFVRAVAGWEEVLRWQDRSSRENYLEENLLYAPSLRFIHGLIKQFSENIYEAFLVGKPSDCTLASAQCNEYSEEEELVKGVLMAGLYPNLIQVRQGKVTRQGKFKPNSVTYRTKSGNILLHKSTINREATRLRSRWLTYFMAVKSNGSVFVRDSSQVHPLAVLLLTDGDVHIRDDGRRATISLSDSDLLRLEGDSRTVRLLRELRRALGRMVERSLRSELAALPPSVQEEHGQLLALLAELLRGPCGSFDVRKTADD
- the DHX30 gene encoding ATP-dependent RNA helicase DHX30 isoform X4, producing MRAGARHSRHRPLWLRARGWGLLGPRNELFDAAKYRVLADRFGSPADSWWRPEPTMPPTSWRQLNPESIRPGGPGGLSRSLGREEEEDEEEELEEGTIDVTDFLSMTQQDSHTPLRDSRGSSFEMTDDDSAIRALTQFPLPKNLLAKVIQIATSSSTAKNLMQFHTVGTKTKLSTLTLLWPCPMTFVAKGRRKAEAENKAAALACKKLKSLGLVDRNNEPLTHAMYNLASLRELGETQRRPCTIQVPEPILRKIETFLNHYPVESSWIAPELRLQSEDILPLGKDSGPLSDPITGKPYVPLLEAEEVRLSQSLLELWRRRGPVWQEAPQLPVDPHRDTILNAIEQHPVVVISGDTGCGKTTRIPQLLLERYVTEGRGARCNVIITQPRRISAVSVAQRVSHELGPSLRRNVGFQVRLESKPPARGGALLFCTVGILLRKLQSNPSLEGVSHVIVDEVHERDVNTDFLLILLKGLQRLNPALRLVLMSATGDNERFSRYFGGCPVIKVPGFMYPVKEHYLEDILAKLGKHQYLHRHRHHESEDECALDLDLVTDLVLHIDARGEPGGILCFLPGWQEIKGVQQRLQEALGMHESKYLILPVHSNIPMMDQKAIFQQPPVGVRKIVLATNIAETSITINDIVHVVDSGLHKEERYDLKTKVSCLETVWVSRANVIQRRGRAGRCQSGFAYHLFPRSRLEKMVPFQVPEILRTPLENLVLQAKIHMPEKTAVEFLSKAVDSPNIKAVDEAVILLQEIGVLDQREYLTTLGQRLAHISTDPRLAKAIVLAAIFRCLHPLLVVVSCLTRDPFSSSLQNRAEVDKVKALLSHDSGSDHLAFVRAVAGWEEVLRWQDRSSRENYLEENLLYAPSLRFIHGLIKQFSENIYEAFLVGKPSDCTLASAQCNEYSEEEELVKGVLMAGLYPNLIQVRQGKVTRQGKFKPNSVTYRTKSGNILLHKSTINREATRLRSRWLTYFMAVKSNGSVFVRDSSQVHPLAVLLLTDGDVHIRDDGRRATISLSDSDLLRLEGDSRTVRLLRELRRALGRMVERSLRSELAALPPSVQEEHGQLLALLAELLRGPCGSFDVRKTADD